GATTTAATGTTGGCTGGATCCTTGTCATGCGGCCCTGGGGTGGTTTTTCGTCCTGTAAGGCTCCCCTTGAGCTTTGGTCCACCGCCACTTCCTGCCGCCTGACTGAGGACAACGATGGTTCCAACTCCTGCCCCCACTACTGTGGCCATCTTCCCAACCGGCACCGCGACACGCTGAATCGCCAGGGCGCCCTGGGCAGAGAGAGAGAGGATGGGCACCATGGCTTCGGCGCCGCCCATGGCGCTTGTCAGAGTGCGCGTGACGCCGTTGGCGGAGCCCCCGGCAATCAACAGGGTGGTGCTCAGCTTGGCCACTGCCTTCATCTGCTCGCCGGCCGTCATGTACCGGAAGCGCTCCCAGTACTCGGGGGAAGACGCAATGAGGGCGGCCACGCCCGCGGGCAGATGTCGCAACGCGAGGATGCTGTCCGTCGGATACGTGAAGAGGTGGCCCAGGGCGTGGTACAGCTCGACAAAGGCGTCCTCCGCACCGTCTAACGTACGACTGACGACGTCCGCGTCGTCATACACCTCTGCATATGCCCCTTCGTTCAGCTCCCGGAATTGGGCATCAAGGAGGCGGAAGATGCCGCCTTGGCTGCCGTAGAAACGGCCCAACTCGAAGCCGTGCGCGCGGAAGGCCCCGTCCTTCCACGCCACCTCGGCCACCCTCTGCTGGGTGCGCCCATTGCGCACCCACGCCAGGTAGCCGTCCGGTCGAAGTACTGCTACGCCCTGGAAGCGCGCTACCCGGCGCAGCAACTCGGCCCGGGACACCTCTCCGCCCTCCAGCACCTCGCGTAACAGGTGGCCCACGGCCATTCGAGGCGGGAAGTTCCCTAGCGTCACCGGAGTCTCCACCAGCAATGCCAGCAGGCGATCCGCTTCTTCTGGGGTGAAGGGGTTGACGCGCGGAGGGAGTACGTCGGTGTCGCCGAGGCCCGCCAGCACCAACAGCTTTTCGAAGGCGTCCACCTCCAACATTCCTGTTTCCACCGCGAGTACGGCCATATCGGCTGGAGAAGCCGCAATGACGGCTGTACCCATGGAGGCGCGCCCTGGGCGGCGACGACGAAGCCGCGCTTCCTCGTCCTCATCCGTCGAAGCGGCGGCGGACGAGGCCACCAGGTACGTATTGCCCGCACTGCTGCTCAACGTTCCGGCGTGCGACACGCGCGCCCCCTGGCCCAGCGCCACTCCATGGCCGGACAGAGGCGTCAGCGTGGCACACCCAGACGCCAGCAGCAGGGTGCCCCACAGGGACACCCACTTCCCCAGAGACTCAGCGGCCATTGTCCACCCCCATGCCGAGCGACGCGAATGCCCCCGGACGTAACGGGCCTTCCGCCGTGGGGTACAGCAGTGTACCGCCCTGCCCGAGTGCATAGAGTCGTCCCCCCCAAAAGCGCCAGCGCACCTCTCCAGAAGCCAGGTAGCGGGCCCACGGCTGACGCATGCCCACGGCCAGTCCCTTCA
This Myxococcus xanthus DNA region includes the following protein-coding sequences:
- a CDS encoding SitA3 family lipoprotein polymorphic toxin — its product is MAAESLGKWVSLWGTLLLASGCATLTPLSGHGVALGQGARVSHAGTLSSSAGNTYLVASSAAASTDEDEEARLRRRRPGRASMGTAVIAASPADMAVLAVETGMLEVDAFEKLLVLAGLGDTDVLPPRVNPFTPEEADRLLALLVETPVTLGNFPPRMAVGHLLREVLEGGEVSRAELLRRVARFQGVAVLRPDGYLAWVRNGRTQQRVAEVAWKDGAFRAHGFELGRFYGSQGGIFRLLDAQFRELNEGAYAEVYDDADVVSRTLDGAEDAFVELYHALGHLFTYPTDSILALRHLPAGVAALIASSPEYWERFRYMTAGEQMKAVAKLSTTLLIAGGSANGVTRTLTSAMGGAEAMVPILSLSAQGALAIQRVAVPVGKMATVVGAGVGTIVVLSQAAGSGGGPKLKGSLTGRKTTPGPHDKDPANIKSIQRENESAEILAENGYHVEQNPAPKPNGKEPDYRINGEYADCYAPNGRRVRNMWDYVRESKVESGQADRIVMNLEDTPVPVAEVREQFLKYPIQGLKEVLGIKDGKVSLIYP